A section of the Leptotrichia buccalis C-1013-b genome encodes:
- a CDS encoding vWA domain-containing protein, which produces MKKNKWKKLLILSIALLVLTACFNKKEDKKKESEKQLSEEELQKGKGVNGDLPDIVYTYEGIVDAAPGIYQFPDTYEKNIVKKSDIWRENVQNELKKIKPALGEDASDEEIERLFKKFLYIAGYDYEPIETLDRFSYVIFKDDMANPFTKQKIEENMNVNLEIILDASGSMKQKISDKTMMEIAKESIEKVVSEMPANTKVGLRVFGHKGDNTASKKQESCSANELISPIETLDKDKLKSSLAPIQPTGWTSIAKSIENGTNDLKALKGEKTLNILYIITDGIETCDGNPVETAKKFKNENTDIVLGIIGFNVDAHQNKVLKEIANAANGYYSSANDAAKLTEELQRIHEIAFSDYKWEPLNDYLINKIIASHNLTLLMNQFLIKRSLGEKNNMSSLIMYGAKSLSNDPKYAGLYESNGRVSKKLKALSEERKNKIEAIYKDEFEKITKQSEEYIAQIKARKGATVAYIPTTSRKNPMSKYWNGHGGKGGTIKDSKKDNEELRKEQTVK; this is translated from the coding sequence ATGAAAAAAAATAAATGGAAAAAATTATTAATTTTAAGTATTGCACTTTTAGTCTTAACAGCCTGCTTTAATAAAAAAGAAGACAAGAAAAAGGAATCAGAAAAACAGCTTTCAGAAGAAGAACTCCAAAAAGGGAAAGGTGTTAACGGGGATTTGCCTGATATTGTTTACACATATGAGGGAATAGTAGATGCGGCACCTGGAATTTATCAGTTTCCTGATACTTATGAAAAAAATATAGTAAAAAAATCAGATATCTGGAGAGAAAATGTTCAGAATGAACTTAAAAAAATTAAACCTGCCTTAGGTGAAGATGCTTCTGATGAAGAAATCGAACGTCTCTTCAAGAAATTCTTATACATAGCAGGCTATGATTATGAGCCGATTGAAACTCTTGACAGATTTTCATACGTAATTTTCAAGGATGATATGGCAAATCCTTTTACGAAACAAAAAATTGAGGAAAATATGAATGTCAATCTTGAAATCATTTTAGATGCTAGCGGTTCAATGAAACAGAAAATAAGCGATAAAACAATGATGGAAATCGCAAAGGAATCTATAGAGAAAGTTGTTTCTGAAATGCCTGCAAACACAAAAGTAGGACTGAGGGTTTTTGGTCATAAGGGAGACAATACGGCAAGTAAAAAACAGGAATCATGTTCCGCCAATGAACTGATTTCACCAATTGAAACTTTAGATAAGGATAAGCTGAAAAGCTCTTTAGCTCCAATTCAGCCTACAGGATGGACTTCCATAGCAAAATCGATTGAAAACGGAACAAATGACTTAAAAGCATTAAAAGGCGAAAAAACATTGAATATCCTATATATAATTACTGACGGAATCGAAACATGCGACGGCAATCCTGTTGAAACTGCAAAAAAATTTAAAAATGAAAATACAGATATCGTTTTAGGAATAATAGGGTTTAATGTAGATGCCCACCAGAATAAAGTGCTGAAAGAAATTGCAAATGCCGCAAACGGTTATTATTCTTCAGCAAATGATGCCGCTAAATTGACAGAAGAATTGCAAAGAATACATGAAATAGCTTTCTCTGACTATAAATGGGAACCTTTAAATGACTATCTAATAAATAAAATAATAGCATCTCATAATTTGACACTGCTAATGAACCAATTTCTCATAAAAAGATCTCTGGGAGAAAAAAATAATATGAGTTCTCTTATAATGTACGGAGCAAAAAGTCTTTCAAATGATCCTAAATATGCCGGACTGTATGAAAGTAACGGAAGAGTGTCTAAAAAACTTAAAGCGCTTAGCGAAGAAAGAAAAAATAAAATAGAAGCAATATATAAAGATGAATTTGAAAAAATCACAAAACAGTCAGAAGAATATATAGCACAGATTAAGGCTAGAAAAGGAGCAACAGTGGCATATATTCCAACAACAAGCAGAAAAAATCCTATGAGCAAATATTGGAACGGACATGGTGGAAAAGGCGGTACGATTAAAGATTCTAAAAAAGATAATGAGGAATTAAGAAAAGAACAAACAGTAAAATAA
- a CDS encoding oxaloacetate decarboxylase subunit alpha: MSKVKITETSLRDGHQSLMATRMTTAEMLPIIETMDKAGYHAMEVWGGATYDAAIRFLNEDPWERLREIRKRTKNTKLQMLLRGQNLLGYRHYADDIVDKFVELSIKNGIDIIRIFDALNDTRNIRQASESTKKYGGHSQLAICYTISPVHTIEYYKKLALEMQDMGADSIAIKDMSGILLPNMAYELVTELKAILSVPLELHTHATAGLAGMTTLKAIEAGVDIVDTAISPFGGGTSQPPTESLVRTLQGSKYDTELNLEVLKEVAEYFKPIRKKYIDNGTLNPKALLIEPNIIEYQLPGGMLSNLLSQLKVQEAEDKYEDVLREIPHVRKDLGYPPLVTPMSQMVGAQAVLNILTGRKYQMIPKEIRDYVKGMYGKSPVPIIDETRKLIIGDDEVFNGRPADLLGAEYENMKNEIGDLAKCDEDILTYACFPQVARDYLERKYSEKEVEIQDINGFF, encoded by the coding sequence ATGAGCAAAGTAAAAATAACAGAAACATCATTAAGAGATGGACATCAATCACTTATGGCAACAAGAATGACAACAGCAGAAATGCTTCCAATAATTGAAACTATGGACAAAGCTGGATATCACGCAATGGAAGTCTGGGGCGGTGCAACATATGATGCGGCAATCAGATTTTTGAATGAGGATCCTTGGGAAAGATTAAGAGAAATTAGAAAAAGAACTAAAAATACAAAATTACAAATGCTACTTAGAGGACAGAATTTATTAGGATATCGACATTATGCTGACGATATTGTAGATAAATTTGTAGAACTTTCAATAAAAAATGGTATTGATATTATAAGAATTTTTGATGCTTTGAATGATACAAGAAATATTAGACAAGCTTCAGAAAGTACAAAAAAATATGGTGGACATAGCCAACTTGCGATTTGCTATACAATAAGCCCTGTTCACACAATAGAATATTACAAAAAATTGGCACTTGAAATGCAGGATATGGGTGCAGATTCAATAGCAATAAAGGATATGTCTGGAATTTTGTTACCAAATATGGCTTATGAGCTGGTAACTGAATTAAAAGCTATTCTGAGCGTACCTCTTGAATTACATACTCACGCAACGGCAGGGCTGGCTGGAATGACTACACTAAAAGCGATTGAAGCGGGAGTAGACATTGTAGATACTGCTATTTCCCCATTTGGAGGAGGAACATCACAGCCACCTACAGAATCGCTTGTAAGAACGTTACAAGGCTCAAAATATGATACAGAATTAAATCTTGAGGTTTTGAAGGAAGTTGCTGAATATTTTAAACCTATAAGAAAAAAATACATTGATAACGGAACATTAAATCCAAAAGCCTTGTTAATTGAACCAAATATTATAGAGTACCAGTTACCAGGAGGAATGCTCTCAAACTTGCTGTCTCAATTGAAAGTGCAGGAGGCAGAGGATAAATATGAAGATGTTTTACGTGAAATTCCACATGTGCGTAAAGATTTAGGATACCCTCCGTTAGTTACTCCAATGAGCCAGATGGTTGGAGCTCAGGCAGTCTTAAATATTTTGACAGGCAGAAAATACCAGATGATTCCAAAGGAAATAAGAGATTATGTAAAAGGAATGTATGGAAAATCACCAGTTCCAATTATTGACGAAACTAGAAAGCTTATAATTGGAGATGACGAAGTATTTAATGGTCGTCCTGCTGATTTACTAGGAGCTGAATATGAAAATATGAAAAACGAAATCGGCGACTTGGCAAAATGCGATGAAGATATATTAACTTATGCGTGTTTCCCACAAGTTGCAAGAGATTACCTAGAAAGAAAATATAGTGAAAAGGAGGTGGAAATTCAAGACATTAATGGATTTTTTTAA
- the pckA gene encoding phosphoenolpyruvate carboxykinase (ATP): MKKLTKALEKLGIVNVAQIYRNLTPAQLIEYALTKGEGVLSSTGALVVTTGKYTGRSPKDKYIVDTLGIHNKIAWGNVNKPIEKEKFDSIYNKLIAYLQNREIFVFDGMAGADPACRKKFRIINERASQNLFIHQLLIRPTEEELNDYGKADFTIIAAPGFKCNARIDGINSSAAIIIDYEAKIGIICGTEYAGEIKKSVFSIMNFVMPEINVLPMHCSANMDHKTGETAVFFGLSGTGKTTLSTDPNRKLIGDDEHGWSDHSIFNFEGGCYAKCINLDPEHEPDIYNAIKFGSLVENVVMNPKNREFDFYDKSLTENTRVGYPINHIKNAQIPGIGGIPSVVIFLTADAFGVLPPVSRLSKDAAIYHFVTGFTSKLAGTERGITEPQPTFSTCFGEPFMPLDPLIYAEMLGKKIELHNTKVFLINTGWSGGPYGVGNRMNLKYTRAMVTAALNGDLDEVEYKHDEIFNVEIPQYCPNVPNELLNPIDTWANKEAYSAAAKKLAKMFRENFATKYPNMPEHIVNAGPMDFE, translated from the coding sequence ATGAAAAAATTGACGAAAGCTCTTGAAAAACTAGGGATAGTAAATGTGGCACAAATTTATCGAAACTTGACACCGGCACAACTCATTGAATATGCTTTGACGAAAGGAGAAGGGGTATTATCGAGTACAGGTGCTTTAGTTGTAACAACAGGAAAATATACAGGGCGTTCACCTAAAGATAAATATATAGTTGATACTCTAGGTATTCACAATAAAATTGCTTGGGGAAATGTAAATAAGCCAATTGAAAAGGAAAAATTTGATTCTATTTACAATAAATTAATTGCATATTTGCAAAATAGGGAAATATTCGTATTTGACGGTATGGCAGGAGCAGATCCAGCCTGCAGAAAAAAATTCAGAATAATAAATGAACGTGCTAGCCAAAATTTGTTTATTCATCAATTATTAATACGTCCAACGGAAGAAGAATTAAATGATTATGGAAAGGCTGACTTTACAATAATTGCAGCCCCTGGATTCAAATGTAATGCTAGAATTGATGGAATAAATTCATCAGCTGCAATAATTATAGATTATGAGGCAAAAATTGGGATTATTTGCGGAACTGAATATGCGGGAGAAATTAAAAAAAGTGTATTTTCAATAATGAATTTCGTTATGCCTGAAATTAATGTGCTTCCTATGCACTGTTCTGCCAATATGGATCATAAAACTGGTGAAACTGCGGTATTTTTTGGGCTTTCGGGAACTGGAAAAACTACTCTTTCAACTGATCCCAATCGTAAATTAATAGGCGATGATGAACATGGATGGTCTGACCACAGCATTTTCAATTTTGAAGGAGGCTGTTATGCAAAATGTATAAATCTTGATCCTGAACATGAGCCGGATATTTATAATGCAATAAAATTTGGAAGCTTAGTGGAAAATGTTGTAATGAATCCAAAAAATCGTGAATTTGACTTTTATGATAAGAGCTTGACTGAAAATACGAGAGTAGGTTATCCGATAAATCATATAAAAAATGCACAAATTCCAGGAATTGGAGGTATTCCAAGCGTTGTAATATTCCTTACGGCAGATGCTTTCGGAGTTTTACCGCCTGTTTCAAGACTTTCTAAAGATGCGGCAATTTATCACTTTGTGACAGGATTTACATCTAAATTGGCTGGAACTGAGCGTGGAATTACAGAACCGCAACCTACATTCTCAACTTGCTTTGGAGAACCGTTTATGCCATTAGATCCTTTAATTTATGCAGAAATGCTAGGTAAAAAAATCGAACTTCATAATACGAAAGTATTTCTAATAAATACAGGATGGTCAGGCGGTCCTTATGGAGTGGGAAACCGTATGAACTTAAAATACACAAGAGCAATGGTTACTGCAGCGTTAAATGGTGATTTGGATGAAGTTGAATATAAACATGATGAAATTTTCAATGTGGAAATTCCGCAGTATTGTCCGAATGTTCCGAATGAATTACTAAATCCAATAGACACTTGGGCAAACAAAGAGGCTTATAGCGCAGCTGCAAAAAAATTGGCAAAAATGTTTAGGGAAAATTTTGCAACAAAATATCCAAATATGCCAGAACATATTGTAAATGCAGGACCAATGGATTTTGAATAA
- a CDS encoding D-glycero-alpha-D-manno-heptose-1,7-bisphosphate 7-phosphatase, with translation MKNKFVLLDRDGVINVEKSYLYKIEDFEYEKNVVEGLLKLRDLGYKFAIITNQAGIARGYYTEEDYLKLQNFIEKDLLKKGIKIEKSYFCPHHPNVTGKYGIECNCRKPNTGNFELAINEFDIDTKNSFMIGDKVTDLIPAEKLGITPVLVKTGYGLKSMAKLEKFELNPIIADDILDFEKILENKK, from the coding sequence ATGAAAAATAAATTTGTCCTATTGGACAGAGACGGTGTAATAAATGTGGAAAAATCGTATTTGTATAAAATAGAAGATTTTGAATATGAGAAAAATGTAGTTGAAGGGCTTTTAAAATTACGTGATTTAGGCTATAAATTTGCGATTATAACAAATCAGGCAGGAATTGCGAGAGGTTACTATACGGAAGAGGATTATTTAAAATTACAGAATTTTATTGAAAAGGATTTATTGAAAAAAGGGATAAAAATTGAAAAATCCTATTTTTGTCCACATCATCCGAACGTTACTGGAAAATACGGAATTGAATGTAATTGCCGAAAGCCAAATACAGGAAATTTTGAACTTGCGATAAATGAGTTTGACATTGATACTAAAAATTCCTTTATGATTGGCGATAAAGTAACTGATTTAATTCCAGCTGAAAAATTGGGAATAACACCTGTTCTTGTAAAGACGGGCTATGGTTTAAAAAGCATGGCAAAATTAGAAAAATTTGAATTAAATCCAATTATTGCAGATGATATTTTAGATTTTGAGAAAATTTTGGAAAATAAAAAGTAA